One genomic region from Bacillus aquiflavi encodes:
- a CDS encoding class I adenylate-forming enzyme family protein, with protein sequence MTNELTVFQVLDRSYHLFPNKEAVYDGKKRITYSELKEQVDQLATALKQHGIQKGDKIIVCVPGWMEFVVIYFSLAKLGAIMIPANTRYRSEELEYIVKNSKAKAAFVIEEFNHLHLLQPFISDENESLQQIFTVRFHKTGFNSFGQLLAIGKQQSAVEEIITPQDDVFAILYTSGTTGKPKGAMLTHRNFVSVAIMVAEWLRCNSEDVFLVPVPVFHIFGMVPSILSAVVAGSKLVLMESYKPENALHLIETERVTVHHGVPTMFILELNHQALKETNLSTLRTGIIAAAPCPEEVIKAIRKDMGCEVIVAYGATETSSAVTFTSFDDPDDLRAQTVGTVAPEVEIKIINEQGNTLGANEVGEIVCKGPGIMKGYYEMQEQTLEALDQEGWYRTGDLGTIDENGYIRIIGRKKEMIIRGGYNIYPREIEELLYKHPSVLEAAIVGLPDTVLGEVSCAALKLKQRCQENEESIKLYLQNRVANYKIPDHIVFLNEFPITSSGKIKKIELQTQLKNYLKTALR encoded by the coding sequence ATGACTAACGAGTTAACAGTTTTTCAAGTTTTAGATCGTTCGTATCATCTTTTTCCAAATAAAGAAGCTGTTTATGATGGAAAGAAGCGCATTACTTATAGTGAGTTGAAAGAGCAAGTTGATCAACTTGCTACAGCCCTAAAGCAGCATGGAATACAGAAAGGTGATAAAATCATTGTCTGTGTTCCCGGCTGGATGGAATTTGTCGTCATTTATTTTTCACTAGCAAAGCTAGGTGCGATTATGATCCCGGCCAATACTCGTTATCGTTCAGAAGAGCTTGAATATATTGTGAAAAATTCAAAAGCGAAAGCCGCATTTGTGATTGAAGAGTTTAACCATCTTCATCTACTACAGCCATTTATTTCAGACGAAAATGAATCACTTCAGCAAATTTTTACAGTAAGGTTTCACAAAACTGGTTTTAATTCATTCGGACAATTGTTGGCAATCGGCAAACAACAATCTGCCGTTGAAGAGATAATAACTCCGCAGGACGATGTGTTCGCAATTTTATATACATCTGGAACTACTGGCAAACCGAAAGGAGCCATGCTGACTCATAGAAACTTTGTAAGCGTTGCCATAATGGTTGCCGAATGGCTCCGGTGCAACAGTGAAGATGTATTTCTTGTCCCTGTTCCTGTATTCCACATTTTCGGAATGGTCCCAAGCATCCTTTCTGCAGTAGTAGCTGGATCGAAATTAGTATTAATGGAAAGCTATAAGCCAGAAAATGCACTTCATTTAATTGAAACAGAACGTGTGACTGTACATCACGGAGTGCCGACAATGTTTATTTTAGAACTTAATCATCAAGCCCTGAAGGAGACAAACCTTTCTACGTTACGCACTGGAATAATTGCTGCAGCTCCTTGTCCTGAAGAAGTGATTAAAGCCATTCGTAAAGATATGGGGTGCGAAGTGATCGTTGCTTACGGGGCAACGGAAACATCATCCGCAGTTACGTTCACAAGTTTTGATGATCCTGATGATTTGAGGGCACAAACAGTCGGAACAGTCGCACCCGAAGTAGAAATAAAAATTATTAATGAGCAAGGCAACACTTTAGGTGCAAACGAAGTGGGCGAAATTGTTTGTAAAGGTCCCGGAATCATGAAAGGTTATTACGAAATGCAAGAGCAAACGCTAGAAGCGTTGGATCAAGAAGGCTGGTATCGTACAGGAGATCTTGGCACAATCGACGAAAATGGTTATATTCGAATTATAGGACGGAAAAAAGAAATGATTATCCGCGGAGGCTATAACATTTATCCACGAGAAATCGAGGAATTATTATATAAGCACCCTAGCGTTCTTGAAGCAGCGATCGTCGGTTTGCCAGATACGGTATTAGGTGAAGTTTCCTGCGCCGCTCTTAAATTAAAACAACGATGCCAAGAAAATGAAGAGTCTATTAAACTTTATTTGCAAAATAGAGTAGCAAATTACAAAATACCAGATCATATCGTATTTCTGAATGAATTTCCAATTACATCAAGCGGAAAAATAAAAAAAATCGAACTGCAAACACAGTTAAAAAACTACTTGAAAACCGCACTGCGCTAA
- a CDS encoding ABC transporter ATP-binding protein, producing the protein MILSVNQVHKSYGKEKVLNDITFEIETPKIVALIGPNGSGKSTLLSIITNLLTADKGEIFILNKSNKDPEIFKEVSFMQDNSVLYDYLTGYDHCQFIGDVQKIPKQQMIDTAERIGITSYLHKKVGNYSLGMKQHLLLTMALLNQPKLLILDEPLNGLDPTSAIKVRKLLLELLANGTTIILSSHQLLEIDLITSHILFLKNGRLIKEEIPQHEKICYQLTVNHLEKAQYALEKANIPVKIVDRKLILSAKDCSISKIFRMLDQQQMTILDIEKKMLGSEDRYQKIFGHKEDT; encoded by the coding sequence ATGATTTTATCAGTTAATCAAGTACATAAATCATATGGAAAGGAAAAAGTATTAAATGACATTACTTTTGAAATTGAAACACCAAAAATTGTTGCTTTAATTGGACCGAATGGTTCGGGTAAATCGACACTTCTTAGCATCATTACGAACCTATTGACTGCCGACAAAGGTGAAATTTTTATTTTAAATAAAAGCAACAAAGATCCGGAAATTTTTAAAGAGGTTTCTTTTATGCAAGACAATTCTGTACTCTATGATTATTTGACTGGATATGATCATTGTCAATTTATCGGTGATGTACAAAAAATACCGAAACAGCAAATGATCGATACTGCTGAACGTATCGGGATAACGAGTTATCTCCATAAAAAAGTAGGAAATTATTCTCTCGGTATGAAGCAGCATCTATTATTAACGATGGCACTTTTAAATCAGCCGAAATTATTAATTTTAGATGAACCCTTAAATGGACTTGATCCTACTAGTGCAATAAAAGTACGGAAGCTTTTATTAGAATTACTAGCAAATGGAACGACGATCATATTATCGTCACATCAATTGCTAGAAATTGATCTCATTACATCGCATATTTTATTTCTGAAAAATGGTAGATTAATAAAAGAAGAGATTCCTCAACACGAGAAAATTTGTTATCAATTGACTGTAAATCATCTCGAGAAGGCACAATATGCGTTGGAAAAAGCAAATATTCCAGTAAAAATCGTGGATCGTAAATTAATTCTCTCTGCAAAGGACTGTTCGATCAGCAAAATATTCCGAATGTTAGATCAACAACAAATGACCATATTAGATATCGAGAAAAAAATGCTCGGTTCAGAAGACCGTTATCAAAAGATTTTCGGGCATAAGGAAGATACATGA
- a CDS encoding ABC transporter permease: MLRNENGLNELQTKQFEHVQDMGVALVHWEVAINHKRWSEIPNHEQQFLHNLQQFEKYGGQFEVLKGIEREKAIQKSEWLITHHLAYDDEKYPLSPALVLKQSIELLFSMFGMLILLLLFGNTITAEREQRTWLTLRTQPIPKWRQFVAKYASLLIVLFIFFLFVIALGVLTPFLFADYSINLKYPQLIETGETITLISTFIYLLRTALMFMGASAFVFSFVFLFSMVLKNSFSALMLISATLFLGFIVTDTYPLLQSPLNPFQSFRLLQLIAQTSSSQMWLSLLSAFGWSFILLTLAIVLREKETDLFYFTDKEKPFHRGNTQKRFSILWNFIIFEWRKMKQKRLLKQVHLLLLLFISIGYVFIF; the protein is encoded by the coding sequence ATGCTCCGAAATGAAAACGGTCTCAACGAATTGCAAACTAAGCAATTCGAGCACGTACAAGATATGGGAGTTGCCTTAGTACATTGGGAAGTTGCGATTAATCATAAAAGATGGAGCGAAATTCCAAACCATGAACAACAATTTTTGCATAATTTACAGCAGTTTGAAAAGTATGGTGGTCAATTCGAAGTGTTAAAGGGAATCGAGCGAGAAAAAGCAATTCAGAAAAGTGAGTGGCTGATCACACATCATCTCGCTTATGATGATGAAAAGTACCCGCTATCTCCTGCTCTTGTGTTAAAACAAAGCATTGAGCTTCTTTTTAGCATGTTTGGAATGTTAATTTTATTGCTTCTCTTCGGAAATACGATTACAGCTGAACGAGAACAGCGTACATGGCTGACGCTCAGAACACAGCCAATTCCTAAATGGCGACAATTTGTAGCAAAATATGCCAGCTTGCTTATCGTGCTTTTCATATTTTTTTTGTTCGTGATTGCTTTAGGAGTACTGACTCCGTTCCTTTTCGCAGATTACAGTATAAATCTTAAGTATCCACAGTTGATTGAGACAGGAGAAACGATTACCCTTATTTCCACCTTTATTTATTTATTGAGAACAGCCCTCATGTTTATGGGAGCCAGTGCTTTTGTTTTTAGTTTCGTCTTCCTATTTAGCATGGTGTTAAAAAATTCTTTTAGTGCATTAATGCTTATTAGTGCGACACTATTTCTCGGGTTTATTGTCACAGATACGTATCCATTATTGCAAAGCCCGTTAAATCCATTTCAATCTTTTCGCCTGTTGCAATTAATTGCACAAACATCAAGTAGCCAAATGTGGTTATCTCTCCTTTCAGCTTTCGGATGGAGCTTTATTTTATTAACTTTAGCGATTGTTTTGCGTGAGAAAGAAACAGATTTATTTTATTTTACTGATAAGGAGAAGCCATTTCATCGTGGGAATACGCAAAAAAGATTTTCGATATTGTGGAATTTTATTATATTTGAATGGAGAAAAATGAAACAGAAACGGTTATTAAAACAAGTTCATCTCCTGCTTTTACTATTCATTTCGATAGGATATGTCTTTATTTTTTAA